The genomic DNA AGAACTGGGCGATGGCCATGCTGAGGAGCGCCACCACCAGGATGGGGTCGAGGCCGACCAGATGCAGCAGGCGGTGGATCACGTCCGCTCGCCCCCGCCCGCGCGGGGCCGCTCGCGCGCCTCCGCCCCCTCCCGGCCGGCCGCCTCGGGGTCGGGCAGGAGCTCGTCCAGGGGAAGGAGCTCGAAGCCCCGGCCGCGCAGCTCGGCCACCAGCCCGGGCAGGGCCGCCAGCGTCCTCTCCGGCGCCCCGGCCGCTCCGCCCGCGTCGTGGAGGAGGACGATCACACCGGGCCGGAGCCCCCGGCGGACGCGCCGCACGATGGAGTCCGGCGTGGAGCCCGCCTTCCAGTCGTCGCCGACGGCGCTCCAGAGGACGATCCGCTGCCGCACCCTCGCCGCCCCCAGCCAGACCGCCCAGTTGAAGGCGCCCCAGGGCGGGCGCAGGAAGCGGACCCTGCGCCCGCTCACGTCCTCCAGGAGCGCGGCTCCGTCCTCGATCTCGCGCAGCGTGGCCGCCGGGCCCAGCGACCAGGCGTGCCGGTGCGACCAGGTGTGGTTGCCCAGGCTGTGGCCGGCGGCCACCATCTCGCGCACCAGCCCCGGCGCGCGCGCCGCCCTCCGCCCCACCAGGAAGAAGCTGGCCCGCACCCCGAGCCGGCCCAGCGCGTCGAGAAAG from Bacillota bacterium includes the following:
- a CDS encoding polysaccharide deacetylase family protein, coding for MGVERSMLRGWGGGLALLAGTAWAAGEGLPELLGHYLHAGVVARAGGEGLRAALTFDDGPDPATTPRFLDALGRLGVRASFFLVGRRAARAPGLVREMVAAGHSLGNHTWSHRHAWSLGPAATLREIEDGAALLEDVSGRRVRFLRPPWGAFNWAVWLGAARVRQRIVLWSAVGDDWKAGSTPDSIVRRVRRGLRPGVIVLLHDAGGAAGAPERTLAALPGLVAELRGRGFELLPLDELLPDPEAAGREGAEARERPRAGGGERT